Proteins encoded within one genomic window of Synechococcus sp. PCC 7335:
- a CDS encoding YkvA family protein — translation MSNPNNNLIESFYNWYRGALRHPKWRWAIILGTAFYLISPIDISPDLIPIVGWLDDGILATLLVTELSSLAMDYLKKGKDDATVADAEDPIEVDAEVV, via the coding sequence ATGAGCAATCCAAACAATAATCTAATCGAGTCGTTTTACAACTGGTATCGTGGCGCACTACGTCATCCAAAGTGGCGTTGGGCTATCATTCTAGGTACCGCCTTTTATCTCATCAGTCCAATCGATATTTCGCCTGATCTAATTCCTATTGTCGGCTGGCTAGATGACGGCATTTTAGCGACTTTACTGGTGACTGAGCTTTCCTCTCTAGCAATGGACTATCTCAAGAAGGGCAAAGACGATGCCACAGTGGCTGATGCTGAAGACCCAATTGAGGTAGATGCGGAAGTTGTCTAG
- a CDS encoding peptide ABC transporter substrate-binding protein, with the protein MKFSMSSHRLKKFALKLSMGLLSTGLVALSSCSRVPTVADDSETLRRDSVLRLLYSRTPTTLNPHLASGFQDFEAARIVYEPLATYAADGSMLPVLALVIPTPENGGIAADGRSITWRLKPDVRWSDGQPFTADDVVFTYNFVSDPQVAAVTEKYYQAIEKVEAVDPLTVKVTFKEPNPSWALPFTGQNGMILPKHVFEKVQGSNVRQAPENLQPVGTGPYRFITETDGSWTYAANEQFRDGLPAFTLVELEGGVTPLVAAREVLRDGTADFAHNLQIGIDDRLALAADSEGRVMATFGAFVERIMLNPTDPNKATSDGEKSSVESPHPFLSDVRVRQAIDYAIDQTAIADEIYGNAGQRTNQLLPFPRTYVNPNLPYRYDVDRANVLLDEAGWKDTNGNGIRDKDGIEMRVVFQTPINPVRQQTQSFVKDSLAVVGIEVENRRVIVDDFFSANPAQTRSLNHFYADMQEYNAGSDTPDPSIYMSWWLCDEIASLENRWQKPNNARYCNPEYDKVWTQATKELDPEKRSQLFQQMNTILIQDAIVIPLVRRAVTNGVSDRITGVDPTPWDTSTWDIGTWTLTELPTEPETSQTEQP; encoded by the coding sequence ATGAAATTTTCAATGTCTAGCCATAGGTTGAAGAAGTTTGCGCTGAAGCTATCTATGGGACTGCTGTCAACAGGTCTAGTCGCACTATCGAGCTGCTCACGCGTGCCTACAGTCGCTGACGACTCTGAAACTCTACGTCGTGATTCGGTACTCAGGTTACTGTATAGCCGCACGCCAACAACGCTCAATCCCCACTTAGCCAGCGGTTTTCAGGATTTTGAGGCCGCACGGATCGTCTACGAACCCCTAGCAACGTACGCAGCAGACGGCAGTATGCTACCGGTATTGGCTCTTGTAATTCCAACCCCGGAGAACGGAGGAATAGCAGCGGATGGCCGCTCTATCACCTGGCGACTGAAGCCAGATGTCCGCTGGTCAGATGGTCAGCCGTTTACAGCTGATGATGTAGTCTTTACCTACAATTTTGTTAGCGATCCGCAGGTGGCGGCAGTCACCGAAAAATATTATCAGGCGATTGAGAAAGTCGAGGCAGTCGATCCGCTGACGGTCAAGGTTACGTTTAAAGAGCCAAATCCTTCTTGGGCGCTCCCTTTCACAGGACAAAACGGTATGATTCTGCCGAAGCACGTCTTTGAGAAAGTACAAGGGAGTAACGTGCGACAGGCCCCAGAAAATCTTCAACCTGTAGGTACCGGGCCGTATCGATTTATTACCGAAACCGATGGTAGCTGGACTTATGCGGCCAACGAACAATTTCGAGATGGTCTACCCGCTTTTACATTAGTAGAGCTAGAAGGCGGAGTAACCCCTTTAGTAGCGGCGCGCGAGGTACTGCGTGACGGAACAGCGGACTTTGCTCACAACCTGCAGATAGGAATAGATGATCGTTTGGCGCTGGCCGCAGATAGTGAAGGCCGAGTGATGGCAACCTTCGGTGCCTTTGTAGAACGGATCATGCTCAACCCAACTGACCCCAACAAAGCGACCTCGGATGGAGAGAAGTCGAGTGTAGAGAGCCCGCACCCCTTTTTGAGTGATGTGCGAGTGCGTCAGGCGATCGATTATGCGATTGACCAGACGGCGATCGCCGACGAGATCTACGGTAATGCAGGTCAGCGGACCAATCAGCTATTGCCGTTTCCACGCACCTACGTTAATCCCAACTTGCCCTACCGGTACGATGTCGATAGAGCCAACGTGCTACTCGATGAAGCTGGTTGGAAAGATACCAACGGCAACGGGATTCGTGACAAAGACGGTATCGAAATGCGTGTGGTTTTTCAAACGCCAATTAATCCGGTTCGTCAGCAGACTCAAAGCTTTGTTAAAGATAGTCTTGCAGTAGTTGGCATAGAGGTGGAAAACCGCCGCGTGATCGTTGATGATTTCTTTTCGGCAAATCCTGCTCAGACCCGTAGCCTCAATCACTTCTACGCAGATATGCAAGAATATAACGCCGGTAGCGACACACCTGATCCATCAATCTACATGAGCTGGTGGCTGTGTGACGAGATTGCTTCGCTAGAAAATAGATGGCAAAAGCCTAATAACGCTCGCTATTGTAATCCCGAATATGACAAAGTTTGGACTCAAGCGACCAAAGAGCTAGATCCCGAAAAGCGATCGCAGCTATTTCAGCAGATGAATACGATTTTGATTCAAGATGCCATTGTGATTCCACTGGTGCGACGAGCAGTGACCAATGGAGTTAGCGATCGCATCACCGGCGTAGATCCCACCCCATGGGATACCAGCACCTGGGATATTGGAACCTGGACGCTGACAGAACTACCCACAGAACCTGAAACTTCCCAAACGGAACAGCCATAG
- a CDS encoding DUF5331 domain-containing protein: protein MAFFENFTSVIRDKWLDYFRANRTWLEVQMGTTSVRTPEGGRRPSSFLILGVVNALEPKLSNLMVPFYQLNSDEDALIDVLGLNFDPEAVLDNGEVGKTIDASSEGNPPLLESEPPIDKDMDAWPPN, encoded by the coding sequence ATGGCCTTCTTTGAGAACTTCACCTCTGTTATTCGAGACAAATGGTTAGATTACTTTCGCGCTAACCGCACCTGGCTAGAAGTACAGATGGGCACGACTTCTGTACGCACGCCCGAAGGGGGACGCAGACCGTCTTCTTTTCTCATTTTGGGCGTTGTCAATGCTTTAGAGCCCAAACTGTCAAACTTGATGGTGCCATTTTATCAGCTGAATTCTGATGAGGATGCACTGATAGATGTCTTGGGGTTGAACTTTGATCCAGAGGCCGTACTGGACAACGGCGAAGTTGGTAAGACAATCGATGCTTCGTCAGAGGGAAATCCACCTTTACTAGAAAGCGAACCGCCAATTGATAAAGATATGGACGCCTGGCCACCTAATTAA